The nucleotide window CTTCTAGAAATAAAACAGAAATGGATAGAAATGAGTCAAGAAACAAGTTCCAAAATAACCAAATCCATACATAAGAAACCCATGGAATATCTTCGACACAAATTGCAGCAATATTTTAAGAGAACAAGAATAGAAATTTAAAAGATCATCTTTACCACCTAATGTTCTGATTAAGCTAAACTTTCTGTTAACtaagcaaaaagaagaaaaaaaaaattaaggaggCCACAACAGCAGCTGTTGTAATGTTAAGATATATCACATGCAATTCATGATATCTGATAACGAACAACTTAATACTTCCATTGACTCTCATTTAGAATAGCAGTCGGCCAACTAATTATCGCCCAAGATTAATCAATTCCGGTTTAAAGGGCTATGAGAAGACTAATCTTGTTCCTAGTCAGACATTAATCATACTCTGGCCAATAACCATAGAGGTCATGACTTGACATATCACATATAGACTCAAGTGATTAGGTGAGGTCTAAACACATTCAAATGCTAAGAGTAACATTGAGAAGACTCAAAGCCACGAACACCTTTGACACCAAGAGTAGCCTAACCATCAACAAACCTCGAATTTTGAGTTTTAGCAGAATCACAAGCATCATTTTCACTTACATCTGAACATGGTAAAGTATCAAAAGCAAAGCAAAGTCTTCAAAATAAAAGTAATCTCTCTCTAGATTTTTCAGTGGGCATCGTAGCAACATGATTTCTTATATAACTTCAGAGAGTGTCTAATAATGCAATAAGGTTTGGATAACCAAATCCAATATTGTGGGAACTGCATCACCAAATGCAACTTCAGTTTATATCAATGGATGACTAAAAGTTTATTCCATATATCGTGGTATTGTTAAATTCCGGTATGATCTAACCTACAAATAACAGTACATATAATACCAGTCCAATTTTTGCAGACAGTTTGAATTAACCAAACTCGATCAGAAAGCAGAATTGACTGATTTTTGGTCAATTGTATGTGATCCGGGATGCAATAGAAAATGTTGGAATAATGATACATGACAGCATACCAGCATTAAAACCATAATAAAGAGTCAAAATAATCTGAAACTTTCAGAAGGGCCTGGAAAAGACCTTTTTTTAGTGGCTCCAGTCCTGTCAGACAATTTAGAGCTCCTCCAAACTTGATTAATTCAATTAAATCAAACAAATTAGTACTCAATTCACCTGAGCAAGTGAGGGATTGGCCGTGCCTGAAAAAATACGCAGTCTTGTATCATACTTTGAGCTAATGCCTTGCATGATCGGCATCGTTACAGCACTTGGCATCGTCCGATCATAGAGGAATTGCAAGCCTGGAGGATTGCCATTGTTGGACCTCAATGGCTCAACCAATTTGCACTTCTGCTTACAAAACCCAAGTTCAATGATATAGACTCAAGTTTAATATTATAGACAGAATCTTCTATACATCATCAAACCTATTCAATATCCATGAAgaaaaactaaaatcaaataaatataaacAAATCCTCATTGAAGCAGGTAAAGAGGATTACATTATTTGATTTTACACTAGTAATCAAAGTGGCATCGACCTAATAGAAGTGCATCTGATGTCATATTTGCCGGCACGACGAAAACATTAAACAATTCTATACTTGTTAGATGCGATTTAGTGTCGGATCGCAGGTATCCCAACATCAAAACTACGTCTGACTATAAAACTAAGCGATAAGTCGTAAGATCCCAGCTATTCAGGGTGGCCAGACAAAGAAAAAAACCCCCGAGTGAGATCTTGAAGCACTAACCACAGACGGAACAGAGAGAGAAAGGCCATTCTGGGAGCGGCGGGGGTGCGTCCAAGTCGCAACCCCATAGGAACGGCCAGATGATagatcggcggcggcggcggcagataACGCTATGGAAGCCATCACCAACACGGGGCTCGGGGATTGGAGCGAGCTTTTTCTAGGGTTTTACCTTCGCGAGGGAGCCGATGAAAACCTCGCACTTGACGGCAGGCGGCGCGGCCTCGAGCAGTTCCGTGCGGTTGGTGGGGATATTTTGTGACGCCATCCAAGCGAATTGGGCGAAACAGATAACGGGTTTGAGAACCGGACCAGATCACGGATCCGAAAAGATGGACCCATTAGATCGCTGATCGGTCATTGTATCGAATATGCCATGAGCCCATCAACCGAAGCCACGCATGTGAGTCCTTACCTGCTTCAGAACCGTGGCGGACCCCACTTTAACCCCGCACTGGCGTTGTCTATATTTATTTTTGGCAAAATTATTTATACCTTAAACAataaactatttatttatttttataaaattcaaccacttaaatataaataattatgatGGTGTCTAATCATCATGTGACCTGTTGGTGAACTGATGCATTCAAGGAGTTAGCATGGCTTGGTTGACTGGTCGATGTCCAGAGTTCTCGGTCGGTCGAAAGAAGTGTTGGAGCTGGCTGGGTCGATGGTCGGGCTGTCGACTTTGTCTTCTGCAAAAGCGTATCTAGTTGATCGGCAAAAGTTTTGAGGTCGACTGTATCAAGAGGTCGAGACAATGATGTCGTCTTCTGGCGAGGCGTCTCTCAGTCGGGACGATCGCGCCTCCGGGTGTGGTCGAGCTCCTCCACAAAGGCCctcattgggggggggggggttcccAACTGTGGCCCCTCGTATATTAAGTTAGTAACcgtatttttctcttcttttttttcccctctAGTTAGATGTTGATTATGAGCTTTTATACTGTTGTGCGAGGATCGGTTGTACGCGGATTTCGTGTGATGCCCAATCCCCCGAGTGGCAAGATGGTATCGTTGTGCGATCGCCGCCCAGTATACACAAAACGATGTCGTAAGGTGCCATCCTGAGCTTTCCTAGACGAGACTCGCCGACGGGATGCCTCCCTATACGAGTCTCAACTCGGCATGAGGTAGTACCCCTTGTGCTAACTTGGCAGGGGTATAAAGCGGAACAAGTCGTGACGTAGTTGGAATCCAAAATATGTCTTAGACCGTCCGTTGACACCATAAATGATATCGACATCTTTAAAACTCATTATGATTTCAAGAATATAACGGATGCTTTAAATAATCAAATATCTAatggtttaaatttttttattttgatatttgaagCAATGTATATATTGTATCAACATGTATAAGCGGAAATATGATTATTTCTAAACTTTGAGACAATGCacacattatttatttatttatttatttatcaaaagCGAGTATGAGCGAGAATATAGTACCAAATGGATTATTTATAAACATGCAGCCTCAAGAGACATCAAACAAACTGTATTTTGCTCAGCTCATCTCAAATATTTTTTCCATATAAATTAAGaaatatattagataaaaataattaaaaataatttattattataaatattgatcatTAGATATGTCAATGATGACAGTAAAATTATATCAAGggatttatcataaataaattttttttattatattatagaaTGAAGATAAGTGAATTCATCGTCATCCGATCGATATATAAACCTAATATTAAGTGGATCAATTAAAATCATATTAAATTGAGTCGACTTATCAAATAAATTGAGTCGActtatcaaataaaataatatcagtAATTTGAATATTCTTATGATGCATAATTTTTATAAatactattatttttatttaatttaataattttaattaacttttgataagtttatttttaaataataatcaaaagaatataaataattcatGAGCTCCTAAGAGGGGTTTCTCATCTAAATAGAAAATAGACACGTATATTGACCATTATTGTTGAAGAGAGCAACTATTATAAATTTGGATGATTTTATACTGTTAAGAGTATTTATCATAAATTAAATCCATCATAATGATGACTCAATGATTCATACGATGAATATGCTCAATCATTCATATGCATTAAATTTAGCAAAATCTTTAGTGTATgcgttaattttttttatagttttacAATGCGTCGTACATGCTGATTGATCAACTCGATTAAGTTCAATTCAATAGGCTCTGACCACATTGGAATAAATACTATTCACTTAACCACTCTAAATCAGAGTTCTAATTTGGTCGAACCAAATAATTGGTCGAGTCAGataaatcaaaagtagatgataGTTTAGATCTAATTTTAAGACTCGAGTCGCCGCCGTGCCCAACTCGATCAAATCGAACCAGATTCCTGTATTCGGAATTGGCTTCAGATTTCGACGAATAATTTCTTCGTAAACTTACCCGTCACATAACTCGCGTTGTAGGTCTGCGGCACGGCCGGCTCTCTAGTTCAACCCATTCATTCTCGAGACGACCGAAGGGTCGATGTGGTCTCTGGCAGGCCTATTGCGTGAGGCATTGCGGCGGGCCACGTCAACCTCGCGCGGTTTCGCGGGTGGTTCAGTCTAACCGCGTAGGACTTCCCCGTTGCTGGCGAAACAAGCCACCGCAGTCCCCGAGCCGATTCCCTGACACGTCACGTTCCGCCTCGTCAAGTCGAGACACAAACGACACTTCCAACTCGAcctcttccattcggacaagacGCGAGTGAGACGAGACATCGATCACATCGGCATTAAATGCGTGCATAATAGAAAATGTAATTTGTAGTCAAATTGATCGGCGATTCACGAACAAATCCTCAAATTATTAGCACAAAATGTTGGCATCAAATCATTTCCTCACTGAATTTGTCTTGCGGACAGATGCATATGCGAGAAAAATTATTATGCCTTCTTACAGCTAATATTAAGTCATTAGAAATACtaacaatattattattatttagttcgGTCTCTGACTTACTGGAACCCAAGTGACGCGACCCACTTATTCCTCCATCTCTTGTTAGCTGTCAGACTTACGTGGAATGCTGGACCCCAGATTGCTTCCAATGAGCTCGCTGGTATGGCACGTTAGGCTGCGTACTTCAGTTATTTACAAAGATGAAGCTACCAGAGCATGCTTTGGAGACGAACAAGTACTTTTATTGTTCCTCCACTTCCAGGCGTGGCCCGCAAAGAATGCGGCCAATCGAATGGCTGGTAGAAAAGAGGGGACGATCGAAGTGTTGTTTCTGTAGTTTTTGGCCTGCGCCACCTGGACTCCAGGCACGTCGCAAGTTTGAATCGGAGTTCGGACGCGTCTTGCACAAGCAATTCTTATGGACAAACAAATCTACTAGTGATTCGCACGCGCTGTCTAAACGGAGCGCTTCATCCCTAGCAAAGCCTTTTCTACTCATTTTTTGACCTACTCGGGTTTCTTACTGCCCGCTGAATGGCAACTTACCTCACTTGGGACCCATATTCGGTCGTGGTGTGTGTGGTCGGGTTGACAAAGGTGGTAGGaaaattttttctactttaaaatTTTTTCCTCCACTTCGTGCCACATCATCACGTAGAAAGAACACGTATTATATTGATACGGAAAACCCCATACACGCACACCCAAACGGCATCAGCTTCATCCCACTCTCCACTGCTCTGTTCTTCCCTCCCTCTTCTTccacgactctctctctctctctctctctctgctcttcGCCTTCCGCCGGACCCAAGTCGAATGGGATTCTAGGGTTTCGCCTTCCGCGAGATGGGCTGCTTCCACTCCAAGACAACTAACCTCCACTCCCCCGAAGACGATCCCGACCACGCCGACAAGCCAGATCACGGTACCATCGATGTCCATCCGTCTCCATCTCTCCCCCATTCTTCCGTTTTCGCCCCATATTTGGTGGATATGTTTTGTTCTTATTTCGGGTGATAGAAACGAATGGGGAGGCGGGGGACCAGGATCAGATGCCGGCCTTCAAGGAATACGGGCTGGCGGAGCTGAGGGCGGCGACGAAGGGCTTCAGCCCGGACCTGATTGTTTCCGAGAGCGGCGAGAAGGCGCCCAATGTCGTGTACCGGGGAAAGCTTGATGGAGGACGGCTGGTGGCTGTCAAGAGGTTCTCTAAGCAGTCGTGGCCCGACGCCCAGCAGTTTGTGGTCGGATCTTGGTCCCTTTGTTTTAGCTGTAATGTTAGATTTATGGTTATTGCAGAAAGATTGTTTTGAATGAGTATTTCTTTGAGATCTTCTTGCAGGCGGAAGCTGCGGGGGTGGGAAAGGTGCGGCATAAGAGGCTGGTGAACCTCATCGGATGCTGTGCGGAGGATGACGAGAGACTTCTCGTCGCAGAGTTCATGCCCAATGACACATTGTCTAAGCATCTTTTCCATTGTACGCTTCTGTACAAGACTTGATGTGTTGCATGGCCTTTCCGTTTACAAATTATACTTTGGAATCCTTCAATTTTCCTTCGCTTTTCCTTCCCTTATACAATCTTCATTTATTTAAAGTCAGTAGATGTTGATATAGCTCTAGCCAATTAAAGAAGAGGTAGGACGACAAGATGTCAACAATCCTGTGAAATTGGAAAACTGttttttatgttattattgttTTGTTTGGGAAAGATCTATTGACAATCAATGGAAAAGTTTAGTATGAACAAGAGAGGGGGATCTAGCCATAAGttctacaaaagaaaagaaagttaacATTTATTGAAAGGACCTAGCAGAATATATAAAGCTTTAATGAATGTAGTATGCACCAAATGGTGACAGACTCCTGCCAAACTTACACAACTTGAATAATATCAGCTAAGGAGCTTTCGACTTTGAATAATTGGACAAAAGAGAAGTGGATTCTCTTGTTTGGATGCAGCAAATAGGAGACAACCGGAGAGAAGTAGAGAGAAATAGGGAGAATCTGATTCTCTTTGAGGTTCCTTTTACTTCTCTTCTGAATTGGAGAGGATGGGAGAGTAAGGGCCCTAAATATAGTTAGCTCTTTACCCTAATGTGATAGGAAAGAAAGAAATATGAAAGACTAAAATAATCGAGACCAAAATTGGCTAGTACTTATTGCAACTTCTCTTGGTTttcagaaataagaaaaaaaaaaagtgtttccCTTCTTTTCTCTCCTTGCATCCAGACATAGGAAGAGAGGCTTACTTTCTCTACTCTTTTTTGGTCTGTTTTTCatgccttcctcttctcttctctccaGAAGCTATTATCCAAACAGATCTGAGTCTTTACATTTTAGCACTTTCTTCTGGTGCATTAGCACTACCCAAACTTAGGCTCTCTGGTCCCCATAACTTATTCTGAAGCATGGAGTACCAAAGTATTTTTTTCATGCTTGTCATATAAAAAAATGGATAGACACGTTAGCACTTACCTAATTTGACTAACATGATATCTGAAATGGAGATCAGCAGTCGAAGTTCAAGATAATCCACCAATATAATTTTGCTAATTGAAAATTTTCAACCAATTGCAGCATTCGTTTATGCTTTTAGCCTGCAGAAGCTTCATGATACACTTTGATGAGAAACTTTTTATCTGATATGTGGATCCATGTTTTATTATGTTTGAAATTTCATTGCATTCTATGCTTGAGACTTCTATTATAGTGGCTGTGCCAGCTGTTTCCTTGATAGCTATAGTGATATGTGCAATTTAGTATGTTAATTTCTTGTAAGAGCAACCTTTCGAATTGTAACAGGAACCACATTCCCTAACTGGTTCTCATTGTGGTTGTACTATTTGAGATCTCAACTGGAAACATATGTGAATGCTGAAGTGACTCATTTGCTAAAGTATGAATGTTTGGTTTACTATGTGATTTTCCATTTTGTTAGGGGATAAGCAGCCTCTACCATGGGCAATGCGAGTTAGGGTGGCATACTACATTGCACAAGCACTTGATCATTGTAATACTGAAAACCGGAGAATATATCATGATCTGAATTCTTATAGAGTTCTTTTTGATGAGGTATGAAATTTAAATGTGATTTGGGACAATTTTCTTTGCTTTTTAAATGTGTAATTTGGTGCCGTGAGCTGCATTATAATGAAATTATTACCTTTGAAAATTTAATCCTGCTATAGTTAAGGTGTTGTCATTATAAAGGTCCTTTGACATACCCAAAACTTTGTgagcatattatatattatattttgcaTTATGCTGGTCACTAACAAAGAGTAaaaagatgattttacatttttatACTTTTCCACTTGTCAAATAAAGGCTTTTCCTATTGAGTAATTCTTCAATGAGTTATAAGGTACTCTTCCATGTATCATGCGGGTTGTTGTGATAATATCTAAAGATTTTATAGATTGCTATCCACTGGACTATAATTCATAAAATTTCATGCATTGTGGACTGAAAAATACTGATATTGAATTTGATATATTCTGGATATATATGTATAATGGATTTCTAACTTAAATGCTCTATGAGATATTTAATGTATAACATCTTGTGGAATTTAATTTTTAAAGTTTTTCTAAAGCCATATTGCCTAGGATTTCGGAAAATGATTTTCACAATGTAAAACTATGTCTCGGGTGTTTCTGGAAGACATTATTTAGTTATTCTTTACACTTATTAACTTCTGCAAATTTTGTATATTTTTGTCTTTGTTTTTGCCAGGATGGAGATCCTCGTTTGTCTAGTTTTGGTCTCATGAAAAATAGCCGAGATGGAAAAAGTTATAGCACTAACCTAGCTTACACTCCACCAGAATTCTTGCGAACTGGTAACTCAATTATCTTCAATACTCTTGATTCTTGCAATTTGCTAAATTATCATTACTGATGCACTTGTTAAATTTCTCCACAACTGGGTCCCACTTATACAGGTAGAAAATTTAGGTATATTATTATGCTGTACTAGTGAAATCACTGAATTAGTATTGAATCAAATGTATTCCCCTTGGTCCTATTTGACCCTTTTTGGCAAATGATTTGTTTTGTAACAATGTCTTTGTCACTGGCGCATAGGCAAAAGGAAGCGGATCCTGTCTCTGCCTTATAATGGTGCTTGATCCTTCCATTCACATCCTTCTCTGCCCTTTTGTTTCAATTCAACGTTGCTGCAAGTAAACTGTAGTGTGGCCTATATTGAAAGAAACTTGATTTAAAGGCTTATCTAACTAATTTTTCCTAGACATTCATTAATGTTGCTGTTATTATTACTGAATTTGGCATTTCTGGAACAAGATAAAGTATCCGGATAATATAAGTCCTTCAGGATTCTTACTTTGGTGATGTTCATCAGCTAATGTTTGGCTTCTAAGTGTACTTCATATCCATACTTCCAAGTTTATGATATTGTTACTCTTATTAATTTGTTGTAGCATAACTTAACCTGGATTTATGTAATTGTGCAGGAAGGGTAATTCCAGAGAGTGTAATCTACAGTTATGGAACTGTACTTTTAGATCTTTTGAGTGGGAAGCATATCCCCCCAAGTCATGTATGTCCAGGTTATCAAAGTAGGCAATTCTCGTCATGTTAGGAATGTTTATCATATTATGTTCATAATCTCAACCCTTTTATTTGGTCATTTAAATAATTAAGAAATGAACTTAGGACAAACTAAAGTGCTTCATTTTTCTAGCTGGAGCAtggaatatatgtatgtatatttgagATAGCCTTATGTTCATGTTGAGCTTGCCTTTGCtggtttttctctctctttcattTTAACTCAACCTTTTTAAATATGGATTGAATCACCATCTTGAAATCATTACTTATCTGGAGATTGAAAATAACTGCTACTATATTTTGATTGCCTTATCTTAGTAGTCGTCAATTGTTGGCTCCAACGTCATTTGATCCTTTCTTGTATACATTTATGGTTGACATGTGGTGTAGTGTGGCAGGTGGTTTAGAAGCTGATATGATTTTACCACTCTGTGACTTTTCACATTTTGGCTGAGGAAGAGTTCTCATTAAGTTTGAACTTTGTTTATTTTTTAGAAATTTGTGTACTTTTTATTCAACAGCTGAAGAACAATCAGAACATCACTAAATGTTCAGGTCCAACTATCTGGCTCTTTTCTTGCCATTGAACTCCATGTAAGGCGATATCCCTAATTAAATGAGCAATAAAATCTTTTATAGTTTTTAATAAAGTTATCTAAGGTCTCCGGCTACCTTTCATTGCACCAAATGATTCACTTTATTTAACCATGGTATCTACATCTCCGTCAAACATATCCATGCCATCttaaataaattttcattatttattctCTCTATCATGGTTGCACCTTTTC belongs to Musa acuminata AAA Group cultivar baxijiao chromosome BXJ1-11, Cavendish_Baxijiao_AAA, whole genome shotgun sequence and includes:
- the LOC135597074 gene encoding serine/threonine-protein kinase BSK2-like isoform X1 — translated: MGCFHSKTTNLHSPEDDPDHADKPDHETNGEAGDQDQMPAFKEYGLAELRAATKGFSPDLIVSESGEKAPNVVYRGKLDGGRLVAVKRFSKQSWPDAQQFVAEAAGVGKVRHKRLVNLIGCCAEDDERLLVAEFMPNDTLSKHLFHWDKQPLPWAMRVRVAYYIAQALDHCNTENRRIYHDLNSYRVLFDEDGDPRLSSFGLMKNSRDGKSYSTNLAYTPPEFLRTGRVIPESVIYSYGTVLLDLLSGKHIPPSHALDLIRGKNMLMIMDSSLEGQYANDDATNFVELASKCLQFEARDRPNSKFLLSALAPLQTQKEIPSHALMGITKTEQVLPVMFSPLGKACARMDLTAVHDILLKTGYKDEEGAENELSFQEWTQQVQEMLNTKKFGDIAFRDKDFKSAIDYYSKLVMMMSVPSATVFARRSLSYLMNGQPELALRDAMQAQVCMPEWPTAFYLQALALSKLGMEKDAQDMLNDGAAFEVKKQSSWRGY
- the LOC135597074 gene encoding serine/threonine-protein kinase BSK2-like isoform X2; translation: MGCFHSKTTNLHSPEDDPDHADKPDHETNGEAGDQDQMPAFKEYGLAELRAATKGFSPDLIVSESGEKAPNVVYRGKLDGGRLVAVKRFSKQSWPDAQQFVAEAAGVGKVRHKRLVNLIGCCAEDDERLLVAEFMPNDTLSKHLFHWDKQPLPWAMRVRVAYYIAQALDHCNTENRRIYHDLNSYRVLFDEDGDPRLSSFGLMKNSRDGKSYSTNLAYTPPEFLRTGRVIPESVIYSYGTVLLDLLSGKHIPPSHALDLIRGKNMLMIMDSSLEGQYANDDATNFVELASKCLQFEARDRPNSKFLLSALAPLQTQKEIPSHALMGITKTEQVLPVMFSPLGKACARMDLTAVHDILLKTGYKDEEGAENELSFQEWTQQVQEMLNTKKFGDIAFRDKDFKSAIDYYSKDGRTNHYSFS